One Arachis hypogaea cultivar Tifrunner chromosome 2, arahy.Tifrunner.gnm2.J5K5, whole genome shotgun sequence genomic window, atcCGACCAAATGTCTCTCCATGGGGTGCGCCAgtgctactggtaaagaagaaagataggagtatgcggctctgtgtggattacaggcagctgaacaagattacaataaagaataagtacccattgccgagaattgatgatctcatggatcaattgcaaggagctggagttttctccaaaatcgatttgcgatccggttatcaccagataagggtgagaggtgaggatatccctaagaccgctttcaggactcgttatggtcattatgagtacactgtaatgtcttttggattGACGAATGCTccagcagtattcatggattacatgaacagagtttTCCGTCCATTTCTGAATAAATtcattgttgtcttcattgatgacatactgatttactccaagactgaagaagagcatgcggagtacttgaggaccgtgttgcagattctaaaggagaaaaaactctatgcaaaactgtctaagtgtgagttttggaagagtgaggtgaagtttttaggccacgtggtgagtaagaggggaatagccgtagatccaactaaggtggaggctgtgatggattggaagcaaccaaccaccgtaacggaGATAAGGAGctttctgggcttagctggctattaccgaaggtttatcaagggcttttcacagatagctttgccaatgacaaagttaacccgcaaagacactccgtttgttttgactcctgagtgcgaggagagctttcagacattgaagaaaaagttgaccactgcacctgtgttagtgttacctgagccgaacgagccatttgaggtgtactgtgatgcctcattgaaaggtctagggtgcgtgctgacgcagcatcataatgtggtggcgtatgcctcacgacagttgagacttCATAAAGTTAGTTACGCtatgcacgatttggaactcgctgcggttgtgtttgccttgaaggtgcgGAGGCATTAtttctatggggttaagttccaagttttctctgatcataagagcttgaagtacctatttgattagaaagagcttaatatgaggcagaggaggtggatggaattgttgaaggactacgactttgagttgcattaccatccgagaaaggcgaacgtagtggcggatgcgttaagtcagaagtcattatatgcggcttggatgatgcttcaagaggagaagttgctcaagggattcgagagtctgaaaattggtacTCGAGAAGTAttcggaactttgtgtttgagccgattagaaatctcaagtgactttaagtctgaactcctaaaggctcatcaaaatgatgaagcgttatggaaggtgttacctgCTATTGAGCAagaaaaacagtggagagtgtcggaagaaaaagatgggttatggagattcaagggtaggatcattgtgccgaaTGTTgacactttgaggcaagatattttaaaggaggcacacaaaagcggattctccattcacccggaaaatattaagatgtaccatgatttaaaggcgatgttttggtggccaggtatgaagaatgatgtggcggaatatgtttcaaagtgcttaacttgtcaaaaggtaaagattgaacatcaaagaccttccgagATGTTTCAACTTTTAGAGATTCCACGACGGAAGTGGGAAagcattgcaatggactttgtgtcaggattgccaaggactaggactggttttgatgttatctgggtgattgtggaccgactgacgaagtcagctcactttttacccattcgtatgacttacacccttgaggagctagcacggttatacataaaggaaattgtgagacttcatggtgtacctgctactataatctctgatagagatcctcgtttcacttcaaggttttggggtgcatttcagaaagcttttggaacccgattaagcttgagtatggcttaccatcctcaaacggatggtcaatccgagaggacgatccaaacactagaggatatgttgagagcttgtattttggaccaaccggcgagttgggatcgatatatgccattagtggagttttcatacaataatagttatcatgcgagcattggaatggctccgtatgaggccttgtatgggaggaaatgtcaatctccactatgttggtatgaagctggagagaaaggctcgTTGGGaccggagatgatagctgagaccactgaaccaGTCAAGAAAATTCGAGATAAGATGCtcacggcgcagagtcgtcaaaagagttacgccgatcagaggcgaaagcccttagaatttgaggaaggagaccatgtcttccttaaggttactctgaccacgggagtaggtagggcgattaaagcaaagaagttgaattctcgatacattggtccatttcaaatcctggagagggttggaccggtggcgtatcggatggctctaccacatcatctttcgaacctgcacgacgtgtttcacgtgtcgcagcttcggaagtacactcctgatgctagccatgtgttagaacctgagtcggttcagttaagggaagatttgacgcttccagtagctccggtcagaattgatgatactagtatcaaacggttgcgtggaaaagaggtttcattagtcaaagtggcatggagtcgaggcggtgttgaagaacacacttgggaacttgagtcggagatgcgaatggattatccgcacttattctcaggtaattacatttgaattttgtgggcaaaattcccaattaggtgagtagaatgtaagacccggttaattaacggctaattaactcataaatgagaatttattctagaaatcccaaaatataatttttatggcttaatgtgatagaggaggttgagacgagaatttcggtaccaattttatagaattcggaccaagattagatcgaacgggccaaaccgggccaaccagacccaaagtgggcccttggcccaacataactaaaccaaaaccctagttttcagcactctctctcctcacataaCACTCTTACACGCTGAAATTGGAGGCACaaggggggggggggaagaacactctctcaagttctttctctcacttgattttcaaaccaccataacttttgatccagagttccgattgccgcaccatttgcggccacgcgttcaccgcggagagctctacaaaacccatataattaatcttgaggtaagctacgTTTTGCTCTTCAAATTTCTAGCATTAATTTCGAGTTTAATGAgcaaaaatattgaaattttgaactctttgatgttataagacccaactctcttgaaagaGAAGGTTAAACTTGTCTCCttagaccttgggtgtggtaagattctcaaccctagtgtaatttgtggttctatgatgtttgggttttgagatgttgtgtatgagtgtgatgattgtggcttaggtggtgtatatgtgaatattggagcttgattggtgatattgaaaaacttgaaaagggtttggtggtgaaaaatctgttcttggaggtgttgaggccttgagagcttgagaaaaAAGTGGTTtgaaagtgctccggttgagcttggaaaatcggctaaggtatggtctcggttttccgtatctaatatgtaatgtggtaggaaatacttaggctagaggccctaagataggcattgaattgttgatgttgttgaatggttgatatatatgatgtggtcatatatgtgatgatgattattgatgccttgatggtatgatgtatgagaaatatgcatgttgtgatatatgcttgatgatagattatggttgaattgtgggtggaaccatgttgatggtgagtatgatattgattgtgtacaatgatgatttattgaaattggtgttgttgaaaattggcatgaggaagagtatatgatatgtcaatgtgtttgagtttgagccacttgggtgaagtgggttaaaatgatgggatagtaatttttgtgatttgtggtaaaatgtcaatgtgtgagctgaggaggcttgatgttgactttggtatgttttgattgatttcaaagaaaagggatgaaattggcatgttttgattgattttgaaaagagttgaaaatggtttgttttgaaaatggcactttgtggttttgtatgaaaatatgatttttggacatactttgacaggacataacttggactacggatctccattttgtgccaaatctgtttagaaatgaaattggatccgggatgtccatgccgttcgaagaacgggtgaaaaacgatttaaaatgagaaagttatgtctgtcgcaagattgggggttgaatcggTGAATTTTGcaacttttaacttagaaaaattttagcagaaaaatcccccgcgcgtaggcgcacttggcgtgtACGCGCCGTTCCtctagaaagcgccatccacgcgtacgcgtggtgtgtGCGGGCGCACCGATGtactgcacccaatgcccagccattttccagagggttgtgcctgaattgtgccagttttgtgcctggggcacgagagtacccacgcgtacgcgtggctgacgcgtgcgcgtcgattggctaattttcaatccacgcattagcgtgcatgacgcatacgcgtcgatgagttttgtggccatccacgcgtggagtgcgcgtacgcgtggccctgttttcatcccaaagttgatttttgagttttaaaagccaaatctcatacttctaagcctccgatctcaccatttatgtcttaaatcattatgatatgcctagcaatgggaAGAGGAGCTagggaatgtggtaacttgcgagtgaagcaaagaaaaaatgaatgatcaatgaggatcaaagatgattatgtgagaggcggaggatggtggtggaagtgcttgttatgctatgggccgaaaggccgtaattgttaatgaaacggctggctatggatttaaccgtgagtcgggtggctggttatggatttaaccgtgagtcggatggctagattattgccgtgttacggcagagccatgattatggccaagtataatgcatatatatgctgttgaatgaattgtgaatgttgcacttccattatcgggGATGAGAGTTTccttgggagaaagcagtggctagccaccacgttcaccaggttgagacttgaagctcttttgaccctatgtcgtcagggtggtcgggcactgtgaaagccccggatgagctcacccccataaatattcaccagtgagggtgatggatatggatcatgattatgatcaagtttatattgagtataactcgagttggggagacacgacagagggacagtccaatggttagctgccaggacttgtcgggttggctctataaccgacagatgatatcatcagccactagggacaggcattcatcatatgcatactatatgaattgtttgagattacctaattgactgcatattacttgctaattgtctaaatgccttatttgttcctatttgtatatttcttgtttgatataactgtgtttgctacattatactcctgctggtggttgggaggtttgaaggaattggaaagggaagtattagttagactgaagaatctttagtcagatgcccttatatggtttagcttgtttataagctttgatattatctggaggaagttctaggattgcctttggctttcctttattattatgtattatatatgtggaagctgttaccatgctggagacctctggttctcacccatgcggattttgtggttttcagatgcaggacgtgaagtTTCTCGCTGAGGCTTGCTGGAGACTTCTgaattagcgaagatcctttgttcttagggactctgttttagtttatatgttttgcttagatacttttatctccattaaataatacaaattatgatgactcctcttataagagattttgaaaaataggttttatgtatttgtgtccctttgtgttttccttgggtttcctattttatttactcgtatatatacatatgttgttatgctcggaccggttatcttcgcaaccggcttttgagtcttgatattcccgtttttgatactcctttgtatatatataatctcgcgctGGCTTATCCTTGCTCGTTTCGTTATCGTTCGAAGTGTTGCGCTTCCGaattgcgatttttgtttacctcctttttctaaaaaaactcctagttataatcaatcattcatattaCTATacgtattaaatttttattttagaggtcgtaataccttgccatctctgaattatgacttaagcataagactctgtatggtggaGTGTTACAGTGGGCcgtagttttaaaaaatttatattcacgtAATGTTATTACGAGTAAAAATActagttataaaaaattttataaccaAGAAATAACAATTGTCAATACCCTGGGCAATGGAGCTGCAAATTGATTAGTAGATACATAAAATACTGTCAGAATAAAACAGATTTTGCACAACATGGATCATATGCAAACTTCATAACTAAGTTATGATCAAGCATGCACAATTCGGGACCTTCACCCTTCATCCCCTTCTCCCCTATCCTTCCTAAGAAGAACAGTACAACAAAGAGGGCTAACTGCCTAAGCACACAGTCTATTGTTCTTTCTTCTGAGACTCAGAAGATTGCGGAGCATTGGTTGTAGGCTGCTTCATACTAGCCTTGGCCTCAGCGAGAAATTTGGGATCTGGCTCGTGTTTTTCGGCAGGTTCCTTCATCGCCAAGTATATGTAAAATGCTATGACTACATTAACTGATATAACCGCAAGAAATCCACTCACTAGTGTCACAGAGTAAGGGGACAAATTGTCTGCTCCTGATACACAAAGGGAACAAGGTAATCTAGTTTTACATCTTACACATTTTATTATGGGACACTACTCTACATTGCATTCAAGAAACATTAaatgaaattaacaagaaaaccaaTGAGATCCATTCCCACAAGGCAAGGGAAAAGGAACACAATAAATAACACAAACAGATCTTTATATTTGACGAGTCTTGGAATGGAAACATTTAGATAACAGTTCAGATAAACGAGTAAATATATAGCAAGAGTCAAGGGTTCTGTTCTGAGAATTAAGTTGATATGGTCAGCTTTTGAAGCACGGAAAGATGTTGATAAAATACAATTTCAAATGTGCTTAACAATACAACAATagcaacaacaaagccttatccatTATCCCACTAGGTGGGGTTGGCTAGAACAAAGGATGCAATAATGCCACCTAGAAAAAAAAACGGGGAATAAGCCCTCTGATAATTCATTCTCTCATTCTTTGCTTATTATAAATGTGGCTTTCTTGGTTACTCAGCATCGTATGAAATAACACATTAAAATggattagttgtttcttgtatgATTGTTGGTCTATATGTCAAACataaataagaaacaagaaagcatCTAACTTGCACTTTAAAATTGCAATGACTATTACATATTTCCAATTTGCAGATACCACTAAAAATTGAAGGCAATGAGAAAAATCAACTGCCACTGACTACAAATTTTTAATGCCTTTAAAAAGGCAAATTCCAACTTAATGCATTGTTTAAGACGCAATAACATTTCCCTTCGAGTTCATGAGTTATCATAACCAACCTCTTTATCAGGCCGACAATTAAAAAGAagggtaaagtattattttggtccctaacattTAGGTCGAATCTTAATTTAGTCCTTAACGTTTCAAATGTCAAATTTCAGTCCCAAAAACTCAAACGTCCTATTTCAAtcccaaaaaaattttaagcaGTTTCAATGTTGCCCCAccattaaatttgacacaaaCAATTTATATATTGAAGAGCCAATAGCATTCAATTTCAATATGTAAGTGAAATTGATCCACTAATGATCACTAATAAAaagttttccttttaattttgaaGCATTGATGATTAATTGTTAGAATTTGGAGTTTTgtacaaaaagaaaattgaagagaAGAAGTGTTACAAGAAGGCTTTGATTTTTCTAACACATGGAAAAAGATATGACTTAGTAACGTTATTAATGTCCACATCACTCATTTCGTTAACTATTAGTGTCAAATTTAATGATAGAACAACATTGAACCTGTTTGAAACTTTTGGGGATAGAAATAGGTCGTTTGAAACGTTAAGGAGCAAATTAGGATTTGGCCTAAACATTGAGGACCAAAATAGtactttaccctaaaaagaaaaaaactcttcaacaaaaaaacataaaacaagtaaaaaaaaagggTTTACTTGAAAATGATATACATCCATTCTCTTAAACAAATGTAAGATAATGAAACTatcaagcaaaaccaacaacCCCTTGGAAAAAAAGAGAAATCAGTAAAGAAACAACTAAAAATGCTTAAAACTATGAAAACTTACCAGGAAACAGATTATTGTTAAAACCATATAGAATTGCAACAGGGACAACCCACATGAACATTGAAGCAATGAAAAACTTCTGAATCACACTCATTGTTGCTTTTGGTCCCTAACgaagcagaaaaagaaaaaataaagtaaaaagaagaaaaagaagatattaAACCAAGATGCAAAAGtgctttaaatttcaatttcccaACAAAATTCATCAACAGAGTTGCAAATTTTGAATCAGAAAGGACATACCCAATATATGATATTCTTTATCTAAGATACATTCCATGTTCTTTACAGAGTTACCTTGTGCTGATTTTTCTTCACTAACATTAGTAGCCCTTATTCCGGAAAGAAGCCTCTGTAAGGTTTGTTTAAGatttacttctttctttcttccttctaaGTTTTATCCTCTTttccatttcatttttcttttaaagaaAACGAGTAATACTAAGTTATAAACTTTTTTCAACCAACATAAGCcaacttttcaaaattattttgtcTATCTCAAATTCTAGGCTCAAAATCATAAACTTTTAACCTTAAATCCTAAACTTTA contains:
- the LOC112744841 gene encoding uncharacterized protein encodes the protein MSVIQKFFIASMFMWVVPVAILYGFNNNLFPGADNLSPYSVTLVSGFLAVISVNVVIAFYIYLAMKEPAEKHEPDPKFLAEAKASMKQPTTNAPQSSESQKKEQ